A window of Daucus carota subsp. sativus chromosome 2, DH1 v3.0, whole genome shotgun sequence genomic DNA:
cgaaacgaaacgattgccacccctaCACAGTACTGCTGCTGAGGACATGTCCATGTGCGCTTAGAAGGACAATTATATGCGTAAATTGTGAATTCAAGAACCAACATTGTTTGGTAGCGAATGCAGACTACACAGTACTGAAGATTGATATGACTTGTTGCATATATGGACAGGACCGGCCCTTGGGTAAGGCGAACGCCTAGGGCATCATTATCTCAGGGGCACCAAAAAACCTTTGCATATgtagtatactccctccgtcctcctgagttgtatacattgggggacggggacgcggcacggactttaatgctcctgtacgtaaagtgtagttgtgtaatttatttttaaaattttctttttctgaattaaaatttggatgttatatttttattcagaaaaagaaaatctcaaaaataagttacggaactatatttcataagagcattgaaatgcgtgtcgagcagttgaaaagaaacgtatacaattaaatgggacagagggagtataatgataaatttatgcatttatatatatacatgtatttcAATCTATTGTGTTGTTAGacttaaaacaatatttttgattatgtcATTGTATATTGATTTGGATGTGTGTAAATTTTTCTTTACGATCTTGAAAAATTCATCTAGGGCACCCAAATCCGTAGGGCCGGCCCTATATATGATCGAGTCATGACTTGACTCGCAACGAATACGAATGTATCAGGGCGTGAATCACGATTAGATGGGGAATACGAGTACGAATAAAAGAACGGTGATACAGATACCAACTGGGATTGGATGACTTCGAAACGTCCGctactcttttcttttttttttatttttttttttttgtggccGGAAAACGTCCgctactttttttaaaaaaaataatagtaattcTGGAGCCTATAACCTATTGTATCTCATAGATATGTACTTAAAATTTCACGCGgttattttaacatttataatttttatactattttaaaacttattaaataaaatttttgtaaTGTTTAATAACTAAGTGACATGATCTATCAAATATTGATAAACTATTGTAtgtattattagtttattttctttcgtCTTTATTTCATTCTCAtaatttcttttcaatataCATCCCAGTTCTTGACAATTAAAAACTTTGTCAATGTGCTTCATCCATAATCAtcatacttaattattttaactgatgtgaagagaaacaattaataaaatcaatcgtaatttacatatatatagacatactttagctaaataaaaatttatcaaattaaaacaattttGATAGAATCATGATGAgtccagtgttctaaaaatttcCGATTTAatcgattaatcccctgcaatgTTGCCGATCGATttaattcatgaaatccgatataataatttattaaaattaagatactatatcattttaaatatgaacacttatagaatttatttatgatatagtaaagatatatttattaataaataatcaataCAATAATagctaaatattaaatacatccAATTTTCACTCCGATTTCGATTAATCCTAAATTGATACCTCAACCGATTAGATCCGACTCACGATTTCTGCAATATTGGGATCATGGTGtaacttaaattaaataatacttCCTCCATCTGATGTTATGTGTCTTGTTTTGATTATTgaagagtcaaattgactagaTTTTGACCGAAAATTACACATATTATCCGACTTCAAAAGATTAAAAGAATCAGCTTAAACCtccttcaaaatccacttttcagatttttaaattaattaataattttttttaaataatgatcaaaatttgatcaaattgaccatctaataataaaaaaagacaCATAATATGAGACGGACTGAGTCCCTAACATATTCATATTCACGGGGGGTTGTTGGCCAAAAGCCTAAAACTAACCAACATGCAATTGTTGATTTTATGCACAGGAACATCGGGTGGATGATTTAATTAACTTATTAAAACGTAAGTTATATCATACAGCTTTTGTTGCTATTCAaatctttttatatatgtacttcTCTAATTATGGCACTAAACGACAACTTACGCATTTTGCCGTTGGTTTTGTACGTGTGgagatcaatttttttttttttttttcttttctccgTGTCAAGTAAACTGTAAAATCATTTCGGAAGGAATAACTTGCAAGAAGGGTAAAAGTGTTGAGCAGTAATTTTCCATGCAAAAGACCTATAAATAGCCCTTGAGGTTCCATCCATCTTCACAACAACTCGATAACTTCTGTATTCTCATTGTGTAAGTAGTAGCGTTTTTCTCATTCATAGATCATATACATTAGATTAAGTTGATGCATTTTTTCACTACATGAAGTCGAATAATTCTCTTATTACTTCCATTATCCACTCTTGACGTAAAATTAAGCATCTCATGTATCTAATTGTTATTGTGCGTGCTTGTGTGCAGGAAAATGGCGATGTCGAATAATGTTTCAAGGCTATTGTTCTTGGCAGTTGCGGTGGCATGGCTCACAAGCAGCATCTGCAGTGCTCGAGATAATGTGCTGCTCATGGCACCAGAAAGGATTGCAGAAAAGCTGACATTTTACCCCTTGTATCCATCCAACACTCCTCATGCCATCAGAACAAGGTACGTGAGGTTTATCAACTATATTCGAGACGAACTCGTGAGCGGAGAGATGGTCTATGACATACCCAGGCTCCAAAATCCAGCCAGTTTGCCAGATTCCGATCGATTTCTTCATGTGGCGCTCTCTAATTCCAACGAGGATCTCATCATTCTGGCGATAGATAAGGCTACTGTTGATATTGTCGGTTATCGAACTAAAAATAAGGCCTGCTTCTTTACGGATACTAATGGCCCGGATACATCCAGCGTCTTTCCTGGCATTACCCGTTACGAGCTTCCGTTCAGCAGTAGATACTCGGGTATGGAGGAAATTGCAGGGTCCAGGAGCAAAATTTATCTGGGGATGTCTGAATTGGATGAATGCATCAAGCATTTACACGATCTTACGGATAACTCCTCTTTGGCTCGGTGCATGCTAGTCACCATTCAGATGGTTTCCGAGGCCATTCGCTACAGGTACTaattttatttacttatatcAAGCTTTTCATTTGCAAACGTTTCGGGATCCATCTAATAAGGTTCCCTAGTAGCATTCCTTTTAAAATATTACTCTATCTAGCTTGTTACTCATATCAAGCATGCAATGACTAGTGCATTTTCAAATGTTGCAGATATGTGGAGAACCTTGTGGTTGAACACATTAGCGAGACCAACGAGGCCTACCTCCCAACCGCCGCCATGATCACCTTTGAAGAAAACTGGAAACAACTCTCAACCAGAATCCAAGAATCAGTTGGCGGTGTAATTTACCCTGCATTTGAGTTACCTGTTGCGTCAAACAAAACTGTGACGTTAACCTCAATCGCCCCAACTTTGGGCCGAAATATTGCTGTCGTTCTTTATGTATGCGACTCTTGCACTAACATCCCAGAGCCCACTGTCAATATTATTGGCCGCAACGGGCTTTGTGTCGACGTGTCATTTGGATTGTACTACGATGGATCACCAATCATCATGTGGCCATGTAAGTCTACCGAAAAGAGCAATCAACTATGGACTCTGATGAAAGACGGGACAATTCGATCCGAAGGAAAGTGCTTGACTGCATACGATCTTGACGTTGCGGTGATCTATAACTGCACCACTAAGCCCAAGGCTTCTGGTAACAAGTGGAGAATTGAGGAAAACGGGAATATCATAAACGAAGAGTCCAAGTTAGCTTTAGACGCATTGTTTGGTGTTAGCTGGAGTATATTGAGTATGGAGCAGGCCTCATACTCATCAAGCCAAGCTTGGAGTCTAAGTAACAGCACAGAACCAGTAGTGACACCTATCAGAGGCTACGGGGGTATGTGTCTGAAAGCATCTGCGAATAATACTGTCCAAGTCAGCAGCTGCACTGACCAAAGTGTCCAGCAATGGGCCCTCTATCCTGATGGCACTGTCCGGCCAAGTAAGTCGACTACAAACTGTCTCAAATCAAAATCCTTATTGGGTGGTGTAGTTGCGGTTCATGATTCCTGCGACGGAGGTAAGGCTGAACGATGGGTATTCAATCATGACGGCAGTATTTCTGATGCGGCCTATAAATATGTTCTGGAAGTGAACAATCAGAAACTACATGTTGTGAAACGTTCTGCAGATTCACCTACCATGGAACAGATTTTCGATATAAACTTTGTGTGAGTGAATTACAATTTCTCGCTGAGAATCAAGACCAGTGTTATTATGAGCTTTGGTATCCACTTACGGATatccaaaataattaattaagtgatagTACTATATCACATGTAAAAGTAAATAAGGTCTTGAATGTCATTgttcttattttgtttttaactacGTTGCTTCGTTTACAGGACATCTGCATGTTAGCTGTTGCATCTGCATGTAATTAGCTGTTCTAATATACTACTATTCAAGAAGATATGATATCACTtggcaaaataataaaaaaggaaaaaaagaaagaaagaagaagaagtatatataAACTTTCAATTAATGAATTAGAGTGGCGTAAGTACAAAGACTATACGAAAAAACATTAGCATTATAGTTCTGTATAGGATCCTAATATGTGACTGAACATGAAAAATATAGCAATTTCAGAGCTATATAGATAATAAAATCAAGGACGTTGAAATgaccataattttaaatttctttttgctAGATGAAATGGCCATAAATTTCTAATCTAAGGAGGGGTTGTTTGTGGACATCATAGTTTTGTAAACTCCCGTAAGAAACGCTATATGCCCTAATCTTTCTTAAATATTTCATACTTGGAGGAGTACAAGAAAAAGCCAAAGGCACGTCTCAATGAGGAATTGAGGACGCTGCCGCGTTGGGTCAAAATACTTGAGATCTTCGCTTCAACCCCCAGCATGGGCCTGTTTGGTCAAGGCTTTTCCTGCCCGCCTCTGATTTATAAGTCGTTATAAGCCAACTCCTGACTTATAAGGCAGATCGATAACATGGTATGGCCAAAGTATTATGGAGATCAACCTCAGTATTTGCATCCTATTATAATTACTTTTCTACCCTTTATTTGGGTTGAAGAGTAgatcacgggcgcccatctttgGGGTATAAATTGCCTTCGTGTCCattttaaattgtgagaatattgggggtggtAGGGGCTCGAACCCGAGACCTCGCGCAAACCAGAGCTCTAATACCatgtagagaaccattccctctaaaaccttaaggtgttagaggaggcccctttatggatcttatacttatatttcaacactccccctcactcgaaatcccattaTTTGGGATTTCCATAATACAAAGGTGTGACACTATCTTTCAGTACAATATCGCTATGAAAACTAGCGATGCAGTCTGGTTCAGTTTTGCCATACTGGCTTCGTAGCTTGGATCCTGCGATCGTATTACCTATAATAGTATGTTTACTTCTGCCCAGAGCAAAGATTTCACAGATAGCTTCGTTATAAACCGAAacgaaatatatttcaattacgGAGTCTGGAATAAATCTAATATTATGACGATGTTGTTGACTTCTTGTGGAACGCTCTACAAGTATTAACATGGATCGATCAGAACAAAAAGTCTGGAAATTTATTTCAGTGCAGAAAACAAACATGCATGCCAATATTGCTAAATGCCGTTCTAGGGCTATATCTCTAAAGGAGCCACGACACTTTCTTGGAGTTTGATTAATTGGGTCATAACTGGGTGAGCTTAAGATGACATCTACATCCATTGATGCAGAATGCTTGTTTCTTCTTTCATTCCACAGCACACATATAAACTAGACTTCACTtcacaaataaatttatatttctgaTCCACTTATTCTTCAAAATGTCAGCATTAGTATGCCTTTCATCGTACTCTTTCACCTCTAGTGTTGGTCTGAATTGCATTCTTTACTGActaaaatttttgttaaattttaatgtttttttggcATGCGtctgattttaatatttgattacgTATGCTATTGTTTCTGCAGGAAATCTGAGCAAACCAATACAGTAATACCAAAACTCAAACGGGGGGGACAACGGGGGGCTACGTGGGGCGACCAATTTTTGGATTCTCGGTCAGCAAGGGCATCTCCAATAGcaaatctttttaacattagaatattattatttttattatttgatgatttttttaatgttattaaagatagattaattaagattagaatataattaaaacaacgattaattataaattaaaatttcaacaatttgTCAATCCctacagaaaaatcaaaaataaatattgccCATCTTGAATTTCGAAATACACTTATTGAGCATTTGTGggaaaaatatactaattctgagaatgttatttttaatataatattttaatgcttttaatttatttttatgtgccgttttaactttttcgaattattttgtaatattttatctttgtctagtcgttaattgtattattataattaatgatgaaattagttaatattttttaaaatatttaaaatcaaaatttatgaatattataaagaTGAGTGAATTTAGATCTATATTTGGATCACATGGTTGGAATAGGATTTGGATCTCGTCCTAAATCTGAATCATTTGGTAATCTAAATTTAGATTTATGGTTGGAGTTGGCCTAAGCAATAAGTTAAAATGGAAAGATAAAATAAGAAGGTAAAATGGATCACGGACACAATTATTTTTCCATCATCACTGCAATCACGTGTTTTAATTGTGCTGCagattttcttcaaaaaaaataattgtgcTGCAGATCATTCGAGGAGGAGACCCTGTAGCTAGACCGTCATTGTCAGGGACGCGTGGAAAATAACCAAAACTTAAGCAGAGGTATAGTAGCCACGAGTATTCTAGACTTTGAATTATTCTTacatatttctatattcaaaataaaataaatattaaaatatattataaaattcttaaaatcctTTGCAgcgattaataatatttatttgttattttataaaatatgttttaatatttattttatttttcattaaaacAGATTATTATTTTTCGTTAAACCTGCTTTTAATTAAACCTCATGCAGATTTTTCCCAAACTACCCCTCCCTTCCGTTAAACTTAACAGTGGTTTGGATGGAAAGTGTTAGGTGGGTGCAAAGTGTTACagattaaaaacttatgagtgcAACCTGCAAAGTGCAACCAAATCGCAAAATGACCCAAAGATAGTGGTGCAAAATGTGATTTACTCTTAatcttatataaatacataatattgTGCAACagtaaataattacataatattaatattaattttttgttttctatttATCATTTTAGTATTTAACATTCTAATAAAATGGACATGACTTATTTATGTTAtgaaacggtaaaaaattaaataatatgaatattaaaattttgttttccatgttattattctgattaattatatatcgttataaaatattatatacgacTTTTAGTCGGCTATCACGAGACATCATTATGAGGTACTGGAGGGTTCAAAAACTTCAAAGAAATCTACAGACAGAAAGAGAAGCTTGGAGAAGGGGTCCAGGAATTAGTAAGCATGTTGTGTTTACttgttttgtttgtgattttcgaTGTTGTTTATAGTTACTAGTTAGTAATATTTATAGGGCATGAAGTTTGAGAACTGAGTTTAAGAAAACATACgggtttattaaatttattttttaaatcgcATTATCAATTAAGGAGACTCctaatacaattttaattataataaaaaatttattaaaaaaatgtaataaaTGTGCTCATTTATAAtatctgttatatatatatataattttgttttgaagatagattttgttttagaataatatgagttttttaattaaaataaaatttataattgattaataaatatatttgaattaatatatatatgaattcaaCATCTAACATTAAACTTCTTCTTGTATATTTTGGCCTTCCTCCTCGGAAGCAGGTATCAATCCATATTCGAaattattacaattttaaatagtCTGAAATTCGGCCCTaaaaatgatgagaaaaacacCAAGATACACATACTAACCATCATTTTGAGGCCCACAAATGCACACAACCTGACCGGATGTCTAGTCCGCAAACTCTATTCGAGAGCATCCTTATATGCTGGAATATGCTGATCTTGCAAAAGTCTACGACCTTGTTGGTATGCATTTTTAATTTGTCCAATCTTGCAAAAGTCTACGACCTTGTTGGTATGCATTTTTAATTTGTCCACCCGAACTACCAACCCGATACCCCATGAGATTTGTAATGAAAAAAATTGTGAGTAGGATATCGTATAATCATACATGTGCAACAGTCATCGTCCCAATACAAACCCCATTCACCGGATGTGAATGGTGGCCCTTTAAGATCAGCTGATTACGATACTTATATATATCTCCTATCACCTCAAACTGATGTCCATGTTTAACTGCTTTTCTGGATATAATTCCAGACTCCACAGgatgattattttttgaaaaagtaTATACCTGGTTAGGATCATCTCCTGCTTGCCGACGAACGTGAAACGCTCGAGGTAGTATTAGCGAGGGATCGGGTTGTGGGTCGAATAAAACAATTTCCCCCATTCTTGttaaaacaaacacaaataatATACATTAACAAATCAACTATCGTAACCTAATTTTCATCAATGGAatataaccaaaccaaacataaaacatatataaatcgATCATTATCACAACAAATTCATCTTATTCATATCATAACGAACATAAATTACAACATTACAAAGTAAGAATCCTTCAAAatcattatataaaatcaaaatcagtaaCAAGCTAAATTTCACgattaaataatcaaaacaacTAATTAGATCGGA
This region includes:
- the LOC108206224 gene encoding abrin-b-like, with protein sequence MAMSNNVSRLLFLAVAVAWLTSSICSARDNVLLMAPERIAEKLTFYPLYPSNTPHAIRTRYVRFINYIRDELVSGEMVYDIPRLQNPASLPDSDRFLHVALSNSNEDLIILAIDKATVDIVGYRTKNKACFFTDTNGPDTSSVFPGITRYELPFSSRYSGMEEIAGSRSKIYLGMSELDECIKHLHDLTDNSSLARCMLVTIQMVSEAIRYRYVENLVVEHISETNEAYLPTAAMITFEENWKQLSTRIQESVGGVIYPAFELPVASNKTVTLTSIAPTLGRNIAVVLYVCDSCTNIPEPTVNIIGRNGLCVDVSFGLYYDGSPIIMWPCKSTEKSNQLWTLMKDGTIRSEGKCLTAYDLDVAVIYNCTTKPKASGNKWRIEENGNIINEESKLALDALFGVSWSILSMEQASYSSSQAWSLSNSTEPVVTPIRGYGGMCLKASANNTVQVSSCTDQSVQQWALYPDGTVRPSKSTTNCLKSKSLLGGVVAVHDSCDGGKAERWVFNHDGSISDAAYKYVLEVNNQKLHVVKRSADSPTMEQIFDINFV